In one Deltaproteobacteria bacterium genomic region, the following are encoded:
- the rfaE2 gene encoding D-glycero-beta-D-manno-heptose 1-phosphate adenylyltransferase → MKVITGDQAGELSRTLKREGKKTVFTNGCFDLIHAGHATYLLSARQLGDFLFVGVNSDSSVKRIKGEKRPVVPENERILLLASFVFVDRVILFDEDTPYELIKAIRPDILVKGEDWKVEEIVGRDLVVSSGGEVKTVPLVEGLSSTKIIEKIIKNHSS, encoded by the coding sequence ATGAAAGTAATTACGGGGGATCAAGCGGGTGAGTTATCCCGTACGTTGAAGCGTGAGGGGAAAAAAACGGTTTTTACAAACGGCTGCTTCGACCTGATCCATGCGGGCCATGCAACCTACCTTCTCTCGGCACGCCAGCTTGGAGATTTCCTCTTCGTGGGGGTAAATAGCGACAGCTCGGTGAAAAGAATCAAGGGAGAGAAGAGACCGGTTGTGCCGGAAAACGAAAGGATCCTCCTTCTGGCATCTTTTGTCTTCGTAGACAGGGTAATACTCTTTGACGAAGATACTCCCTACGAGCTCATCAAGGCCATCCGACCAGATATTCTGGTCAAGGGAGAGGACTGGAAAGTAGAGGAGATCGTGGGAAGGGACCTGGTCGTATCCTCCGGCGGCGAGGTAAAAACCGTTCCCCTGGTAGAAGGACTTTCCTCAACAAAGATAATTGAAAAGATCATCAAGAACCATTCTTCCTGA
- the rpmA gene encoding 50S ribosomal protein L27: protein MAHKKGVGSSRNGRDSKSKRLGVKRHDGQFVKAGSIIIRQRGTKVHPGSNVGLGKDFTIFALIDGIIKFERLGKTKKKVSVLAASF, encoded by the coding sequence ATGGCTCATAAAAAGGGTGTGGGAAGTTCGAGAAACGGCAGGGATTCCAAGTCGAAAAGGCTCGGCGTGAAGAGACACGACGGCCAGTTCGTCAAGGCAGGGAGTATCATAATCAGGCAGAGAGGGACCAAGGTCCACCCGGGGTCAAACGTGGGGCTGGGAAAAGACTTCACGATCTTTGCCCTCATAGACGGAATCATTAAATTCGAAAGGCTGGGTAAAACAAAGAAAAAGGTCTCCGTTCTCGCCGCTTCCTTTTAA
- the rsfS gene encoding ribosome silencing factor, translated as MQKKAEQVKLLDIREFSSIADYFFLCSGTSDRQVTTIAENIIDNLKKLHIKPRGIEGIRQGRWIVIDYTDIVVHIFYQPVREFYEIDELWSSAVELKVSEK; from the coding sequence ATGCAGAAAAAGGCAGAACAGGTCAAGCTCTTGGACATCAGAGAGTTTTCCAGCATTGCCGATTACTTTTTTTTATGTTCCGGCACATCGGACAGGCAGGTAACGACCATCGCGGAGAATATCATTGACAATCTCAAGAAGCTCCATATCAAACCTCGGGGAATCGAGGGAATCAGGCAGGGAAGGTGGATCGTGATCGACTACACCGACATCGTCGTCCACATCTTTTATCAGCCGGTCAGGGAGTTTTATGAAATAGACGAGCTCTGGTCATCAGCAGTGGAGTTGAAGGTTTCAGAAAAATAA
- a CDS encoding glutamate-5-semialdehyde dehydrogenase, which produces METLKNALDLEEIGRKAKQAAHTIANASSKEKNSALEAMADLLEKEAYSIIEENKKDIDFGKSKGLSSAMLDRLLLNEGRISQMSEGLREVVNLPDPVGEVVKMWRRPNDLLVGRMRIPLGVIGIIYESRPNVTADAAGLCIKSGNAIILRGGSEAIHSNIAIANILRKGLKESGLPEEGISMITDTHRELIDRMLMLEDYIDLIIPRGGEALIRKVAENSRIPVIKHYKGVCHVYIDSGAEADKALSISLNAKVQRPGVCNAMETLLVHSDMADTFLPSLARAMEENGVELRGCEKTVKTLKNIKRAVPEDWGEEFLDLILAVKVVSSMDEAIAHIREHGSNHTDAIVTENYERAMRFVREVDSSLVLANASTRFNDGYQLGLGAEIGISTTKMHAFGPMGLEELTTTKFIAFGDGQIRLK; this is translated from the coding sequence ATGGAAACGCTAAAAAATGCCCTCGACCTCGAGGAAATTGGCAGAAAAGCGAAGCAGGCAGCACATACAATCGCAAACGCAAGCAGCAAAGAGAAAAACAGCGCACTGGAGGCCATGGCCGACCTCCTCGAGAAGGAGGCATATTCCATAATCGAGGAAAACAAAAAGGACATAGATTTCGGGAAATCCAAGGGCCTGAGCTCGGCGATGCTCGACCGGCTGCTCCTCAACGAGGGGAGAATCTCACAGATGTCAGAAGGGCTGCGTGAAGTGGTAAATCTGCCCGACCCCGTCGGGGAGGTCGTCAAAATGTGGCGAAGGCCCAACGACTTGCTCGTGGGGAGAATGAGGATACCCCTTGGCGTGATCGGCATAATCTATGAATCGAGGCCAAACGTAACGGCAGACGCCGCGGGGTTATGCATCAAATCCGGGAATGCCATTATCTTGCGCGGTGGGTCAGAAGCAATTCATTCGAACATAGCCATTGCAAATATCTTAAGGAAGGGGCTGAAGGAGAGCGGCCTTCCCGAAGAGGGGATCTCCATGATAACCGATACGCACCGGGAACTCATCGACAGGATGCTCATGCTGGAAGATTACATAGACCTGATCATCCCGCGCGGGGGGGAGGCGCTGATCAGAAAGGTCGCTGAAAATTCAAGAATCCCCGTGATCAAACACTACAAGGGTGTATGCCACGTCTACATAGACAGCGGCGCAGAAGCTGACAAGGCTCTCTCCATCAGCCTGAATGCAAAAGTCCAGCGCCCCGGTGTCTGCAACGCCATGGAGACGCTCCTGGTACACAGCGACATGGCCGATACTTTTCTGCCTTCCCTCGCCCGGGCGATGGAGGAAAATGGCGTCGAACTGCGCGGCTGTGAAAAAACGGTGAAGACCCTCAAGAACATAAAACGTGCAGTACCGGAGGACTGGGGAGAAGAGTTTCTCGACCTCATTCTTGCCGTGAAGGTGGTATCTTCCATGGACGAGGCCATAGCCCACATCAGGGAGCACGGTTCGAACCATACGGACGCCATCGTCACGGAGAACTACGAGAGGGCGATGCGTTTCGTTCGGGAGGTAGACTCATCCCTGGTACTGGCGAACGCGTCAACCAGGTTCAACGACGGTTACCAGCTGGGCCTTGGCGCGGAAATCGGGATAAGCACGACAAAAATGCACGCTTTTGGCCCTATGGGCCTCGAAGAGCTGACGACAACGAAATTTATCGCCTTCGGTGATGGCCAGATCAGGCTGAAATAG
- a CDS encoding LysM peptidoglycan-binding domain-containing protein, protein MGATFAKRIIAASLALGLAILLNPRWAHSSYCGMGSFLFKEAGISVEHAFSTPASPPESFVSGIAASRGGPAFRGEKGACGFPALTREGDNAPGAEGKIESNMDEEIVAESPEDLYEEEEDIPLPVDLNKRVEYAIRYFQTRARPHFTEWYRRFGRYDMLMRKILRAEGVPGDFVYLAMIESGFSPRAVSRAGAIGIWQFMYWTGKKYGLDINWWDDERRDFERSTRAAARYLKSLYDMFGSWYLAAAAYNVGEGKIDRAIRRYRTNDYWKLVKYRYLPRETKNYVPKMLAALTVVKDPESYGFDNLEMDEPLEFDTVEVPGGIDLRTLADIIGVDYEEVTLLNPGIRRGVVPPNFSSYTIRLPGGSKKHVEENREEISRRGKVKLVLHRIKSKDNIGRIAKKYSADVFRIKEVNGLRSNLIGGRKRLIIPIVGETENEFAASLKPADQKSLKYVVSNLERSARYYYVYRQGNRKIYLVKRGDSLYEISRRFGVPIATLKRLNGLEGNVIRPGQKLTIRVYGKPAEIAQGKSRNLYTYAVKSGKKVYTVKSGNSLYSIARAFGISIAELKKMNGLKSEVIRPGMKLVVGYTG, encoded by the coding sequence GTGGGAGCAACGTTTGCAAAGAGGATCATAGCGGCATCCCTGGCCCTTGGCCTCGCCATTTTATTGAATCCCCGGTGGGCACATTCCAGTTACTGCGGGATGGGCTCTTTCCTTTTCAAGGAAGCCGGCATATCTGTTGAGCACGCTTTTTCCACCCCCGCGAGTCCACCTGAGTCTTTCGTCTCCGGAATCGCAGCCTCAAGGGGCGGACCTGCGTTTCGGGGTGAAAAAGGTGCCTGCGGTTTCCCCGCACTGACCCGGGAGGGTGACAATGCTCCCGGCGCAGAAGGAAAGATCGAGAGCAATATGGATGAGGAGATCGTGGCGGAGTCCCCAGAGGATTTATATGAGGAGGAAGAGGACATACCCCTCCCCGTTGACCTGAACAAGAGGGTTGAGTATGCCATCAGATATTTTCAGACACGGGCCCGTCCCCATTTCACCGAGTGGTATAGGCGGTTCGGGAGGTATGACATGCTCATGAGGAAGATTCTCAGGGCGGAAGGGGTGCCGGGAGATTTTGTGTATCTTGCCATGATAGAGAGTGGCTTTTCCCCGAGGGCGGTGTCACGCGCCGGCGCAATCGGGATTTGGCAGTTCATGTACTGGACGGGGAAAAAGTACGGTCTCGATATCAACTGGTGGGACGATGAGAGGAGAGATTTCGAGCGTTCCACCCGGGCCGCAGCGCGGTACCTGAAGAGCCTCTACGATATGTTCGGGTCGTGGTATCTTGCCGCCGCTGCGTACAATGTGGGTGAGGGCAAGATCGACCGTGCGATACGAAGGTATCGAACCAATGATTACTGGAAGCTGGTTAAATACAGATATCTTCCCCGGGAGACAAAAAATTACGTTCCGAAGATGCTCGCGGCCCTGACCGTGGTAAAGGATCCGGAAAGTTACGGGTTCGATAACCTGGAAATGGATGAACCTCTCGAGTTTGATACCGTCGAGGTCCCCGGCGGGATTGACCTGAGAACGCTTGCCGATATCATCGGCGTTGATTATGAAGAGGTCACGCTCCTCAATCCCGGGATCAGGCGGGGGGTGGTCCCGCCTAATTTCAGCTCTTACACGATCAGGTTGCCCGGGGGGAGCAAGAAACATGTGGAGGAAAACAGGGAGGAGATAAGCAGGAGGGGGAAGGTCAAGCTCGTGCTTCACCGGATAAAGTCGAAAGACAATATCGGTAGGATAGCCAAAAAGTACTCTGCAGATGTTTTCAGAATCAAAGAGGTCAATGGACTGAGAAGCAACCTGATCGGGGGGAGAAAGAGGCTCATAATACCGATCGTGGGTGAGACGGAAAACGAATTTGCCGCTTCGCTGAAACCGGCGGATCAAAAATCGCTGAAATACGTTGTTTCAAATCTCGAGAGGAGTGCGAGGTACTATTACGTCTACCGGCAGGGCAACAGGAAAATCTACCTGGTCAAGAGAGGGGACAGTCTCTATGAGATTTCACGCCGGTTCGGGGTCCCCATCGCGACCTTGAAGAGGCTGAATGGTCTCGAGGGAAATGTAATCAGGCCCGGCCAGAAGCTGACGATAAGGGTCTACGGGAAGCCGGCGGAAATTGCGCAAGGCAAAAGCAGGAACCTCTATACCTATGCGGTCAAAAGCGGCAAAAAGGTCTACACCGTCAAATCGGGTAACTCCCTCTATTCAATAGCCAGGGCCTTCGGTATCTCAATCGCGGAGCTCAAGAAGATGAACGGCCTGAAAAGCGAGGTCATACGGCCAGGAATGAAACTCGTGGTCGGTTACACGGGTTGA
- a CDS encoding DUF721 domain-containing protein, translated as MKTERIGGTVFSLLDSLGLNDAKKCAMIISAWENIAGERLTNLVRPESFRYGTLHLSVSNHSWAQELQLLKPQFLEKVNGVLGKDAVKDIRFRVRGER; from the coding sequence ATGAAAACGGAAAGGATCGGGGGAACGGTATTTAGCCTTCTTGACAGCCTCGGATTAAACGATGCAAAAAAATGCGCGATGATTATTTCGGCATGGGAGAACATCGCCGGCGAGAGACTTACAAATCTCGTCAGGCCCGAATCATTCAGGTACGGAACGCTCCACCTGTCAGTTTCAAATCACAGCTGGGCCCAGGAGCTCCAGCTGTTAAAGCCCCAGTTCCTGGAAAAGGTAAACGGGGTCCTGGGCAAGGATGCGGTGAAGGATATCAGGTTCAGGGTGCGGGGAGAACGGTAG
- the obgE gene encoding GTPase ObgE, which produces MHFVDEALIRVRSGKGGNGCISFRREKFVPRGGPDGGNGGRGGHVILKPSKHLSTLLDYKYKKAYVAKRGQHGRGKKQHGKQGADLILQVPEGTLIRDGETGAVLADLAAADTQYTVTLGGKGGRGNAHFATSTNQAPDYAESGGEGEEKVLKLELLVIASVGIVGKPNAGKSTLIRKISRARPKVAAYPFTTLAPVLGVVRYKDFGEFVVAEIPGIIEGASTGAGLGTRFLKHLQRTKIIIVIIDASGGTEAIRGDTEVITGELEQYDPSMQERTLLILLNKIDLPEARENAKFALDNIGFPRENVMMISAATGEGVEQLLKRLTEVIGNERKK; this is translated from the coding sequence ATGCACTTTGTCGATGAGGCTCTCATTCGTGTCAGGTCAGGGAAAGGCGGGAATGGATGTATCTCTTTCCGAAGGGAAAAATTCGTTCCCCGTGGCGGTCCGGACGGGGGAAACGGCGGACGCGGGGGACACGTAATCCTGAAGCCCTCGAAACACCTTTCCACACTCCTCGATTATAAGTACAAAAAAGCATACGTCGCCAAACGGGGACAGCACGGAAGGGGAAAAAAGCAGCACGGGAAACAGGGCGCCGACCTCATCCTGCAGGTGCCGGAAGGAACCCTGATCAGGGATGGTGAAACAGGCGCCGTTCTCGCTGACCTTGCCGCGGCCGATACTCAATATACCGTCACCCTTGGAGGAAAAGGCGGGCGGGGCAATGCACATTTCGCCACATCGACGAACCAAGCACCGGATTACGCTGAAAGTGGGGGGGAGGGAGAGGAAAAGGTACTCAAGCTGGAACTCCTCGTTATCGCTTCGGTGGGCATCGTCGGCAAGCCGAACGCGGGAAAATCAACGCTCATACGAAAGATATCACGTGCGAGGCCGAAAGTAGCCGCCTACCCCTTCACCACCCTCGCTCCCGTTCTCGGCGTGGTGAGGTACAAGGATTTTGGAGAGTTCGTCGTTGCCGAGATACCGGGAATAATCGAAGGGGCCAGCACGGGTGCCGGCCTGGGCACGAGATTTCTCAAACATCTCCAGAGGACAAAGATCATAATTGTCATCATAGACGCCTCCGGGGGAACTGAAGCGATCCGTGGAGACACAGAGGTCATAACAGGGGAACTCGAACAATATGATCCCTCCATGCAGGAGAGGACATTGCTGATCCTCCTCAACAAGATTGACCTGCCCGAGGCACGGGAAAATGCGAAATTTGCCCTTGATAATATCGGCTTTCCCCGTGAGAATGTGATGATGATATCGGCTGCAACAGGCGAGGGCGTAGAACAGCTTTTAAAGCGACTGACCGAGGTAATCGGAAATGAAAGGAAAAAGTGA
- a CDS encoding aminotransferase class V-fold PLP-dependent enzyme yields MIYLDNAATSLPKPPEVVEAVAEALLRAGNPGRSGHSLSFESMRDIFETREVIAELIGCSESKRIIFTSNATLALNLAIKGLLRERDHVITTVMEHNSVLRPLSSMALRGVEITYVEADPRGNIDPRDVKRSFKKNTRLVAMIHASNVTGTVYDIAEVGAECRKREVPFLVDASQTAGAVELDVKAMNIDLLAASGHKALFGPQGTGFLYAGENVEVRPLFEGGTGSRSENDRHPDFLPDRLEAGTPNSVGLAGLRRGAEYVRNRGVKKIMAHESELLHLFLKGAKGIDRVRVYGSAAAEKQLGVLLFNVEGKDPGELSMQLDEDYGILVRSGLHCAPFAHRAIGTFPEGGARISFSALNTLEEAEKAVKAIREICKRH; encoded by the coding sequence ATAATCTATCTCGATAACGCGGCAACCTCTCTTCCGAAGCCGCCCGAAGTGGTGGAGGCCGTTGCAGAGGCTCTTCTCCGTGCGGGGAATCCCGGCCGCTCGGGCCATTCCCTCTCTTTCGAATCCATGAGAGATATATTCGAGACCCGGGAAGTCATCGCGGAGCTCATAGGGTGCAGTGAGAGCAAGAGGATTATTTTCACCTCGAACGCGACGCTGGCACTGAATCTGGCCATAAAGGGCCTCCTGAGGGAACGGGACCATGTAATCACAACGGTTATGGAGCACAATTCCGTTCTGCGGCCTCTTTCCAGCATGGCTCTTCGCGGTGTTGAAATTACCTATGTTGAAGCCGATCCCCGGGGGAATATTGACCCTCGCGATGTCAAACGGTCTTTCAAAAAGAACACGAGGCTCGTTGCAATGATTCATGCATCGAATGTAACCGGCACCGTGTATGATATTGCGGAGGTTGGGGCCGAGTGCAGGAAGAGGGAAGTGCCCTTTCTCGTCGATGCATCCCAGACGGCCGGGGCAGTTGAGCTCGATGTGAAGGCCATGAATATAGACCTTCTGGCCGCCTCGGGTCACAAGGCGCTGTTCGGGCCCCAGGGAACGGGCTTCCTCTACGCAGGCGAAAACGTCGAAGTCAGGCCATTGTTCGAAGGAGGGACCGGTTCGCGCTCCGAGAACGACAGGCACCCTGACTTTTTGCCCGACAGGCTTGAAGCGGGAACCCCCAACTCTGTGGGTCTGGCTGGACTGAGGAGAGGGGCAGAGTACGTCCGGAACAGGGGTGTAAAAAAAATCATGGCCCACGAAAGTGAGCTTCTCCACCTTTTCCTGAAGGGTGCGAAAGGCATAGACAGGGTCCGGGTATACGGATCCGCGGCAGCCGAAAAACAACTGGGTGTGCTTCTTTTCAACGTCGAGGGGAAGGATCCCGGTGAGCTTTCCATGCAGCTCGACGAGGATTATGGGATCCTCGTGCGGTCAGGCCTGCACTGCGCTCCTTTTGCGCACAGGGCCATCGGAACGTTTCCCGAGGGAGGAGCCAGGATCAGCTTCAGCGCGCTGAATACTCTCGAGGAAGCGGAGAAGGCGGTGAAAGCCATACGGGAGATATGTAAAAGACATTGA
- the rplU gene encoding 50S ribosomal protein L21: MYAIVKAGGKQILVSPGDRVKVEKIDGNVGDEIELQNVLMVKKDDDIIVGKPYVEGASVKCDILGQGKGKKIIVYTYKRRKGSHKKRGHRQLHTDIQVKEITLPSSKE, encoded by the coding sequence ATGTACGCAATCGTCAAAGCGGGTGGGAAGCAGATCCTCGTTTCCCCGGGGGACAGAGTCAAGGTTGAGAAGATAGACGGTAACGTGGGAGACGAGATCGAACTGCAAAACGTGCTCATGGTAAAAAAGGACGACGATATCATAGTCGGGAAACCTTACGTAGAAGGGGCTTCCGTGAAGTGTGACATCCTCGGTCAGGGAAAAGGGAAGAAGATAATCGTCTATACGTACAAGCGGAGAAAAGGGTCGCACAAAAAGAGAGGACACAGGCAGTTGCACACCGATATCCAGGTGAAAGAAATCACCCTCCCGTCCTCAAAGGAGTAA
- a CDS encoding tetratricopeptide repeat protein, producing the protein MGLRLFLLLIIVMAIAFTHVSILNSDIVRFHLTPGRTVEIALAELTLIAFALGAGIVLLGTFVKDAMTSTKMWREKRLLAKKESATKKLSKAWNLLYQGKTSAALETVDSILAVIPESRSAILLKAMIYRELGDYIEEVKALTEIKTNDPSNVDAYFMLAEALERSGDTDSAIEVLTPLKKQEDYRKIIEKLRDLYIKKGDYEKAHELQRAIIKKKGDVKSEDRDISDGLKFELARYAFETGNIDEAEKKLKDLLKESPTFTPSYILLQDLYLEKTQANAAMDLLISGYRKTKNPINLIKLEDIAIEQEMPGRLLEIYSNVKSEFENDFTLILFYGKFLLRLEMVDEAMEQFLKAQNIEPDNASIHIFLAETYRRRNRFEDAVNEYNKAFAYKRRYLVPFACDGCGDTIIRWKSYCSACQKWDIFRIDYGDTKKIEEIREEAMQKVPLPD; encoded by the coding sequence ATGGGTTTAAGACTTTTTCTCCTTCTCATAATCGTGATGGCTATCGCTTTCACCCACGTATCAATTCTCAACTCCGACATTGTTCGTTTCCATCTCACTCCAGGGAGGACCGTTGAAATAGCCCTTGCCGAACTCACGTTGATCGCCTTCGCACTGGGAGCAGGGATAGTTCTCCTCGGGACTTTCGTCAAAGACGCGATGACATCCACGAAAATGTGGAGAGAAAAAAGGCTGCTGGCAAAAAAGGAAAGTGCGACCAAGAAGCTGAGTAAAGCATGGAACCTTCTCTACCAGGGCAAGACGAGCGCTGCACTCGAGACGGTTGACAGCATCCTTGCCGTTATTCCCGAAAGCCGCTCTGCAATTCTTCTCAAAGCGATGATCTACAGAGAGCTCGGAGACTACATAGAAGAGGTCAAAGCCCTAACGGAGATCAAAACCAACGATCCATCAAACGTAGATGCGTATTTCATGCTGGCTGAAGCCCTGGAGCGCAGCGGTGACACAGACAGCGCAATAGAAGTCCTGACTCCCTTGAAGAAGCAGGAAGACTACAGGAAGATCATCGAGAAGCTAAGGGACCTTTATATCAAAAAGGGCGATTACGAAAAAGCCCATGAACTTCAGAGGGCCATCATCAAGAAAAAGGGGGACGTAAAGAGCGAGGACAGAGATATCTCGGACGGTCTAAAATTCGAACTTGCGCGGTATGCTTTCGAAACGGGAAACATAGACGAGGCTGAAAAGAAACTCAAGGACCTCTTGAAAGAGAGTCCAACGTTCACTCCTTCCTACATTCTTCTCCAAGACCTTTACCTGGAGAAAACTCAGGCGAACGCAGCGATGGACCTGCTCATATCGGGATACAGAAAAACAAAAAACCCCATCAACCTCATAAAGCTGGAAGACATTGCCATCGAGCAAGAGATGCCGGGAAGGTTGCTCGAGATATACTCCAACGTGAAATCGGAGTTCGAAAACGATTTCACACTTATTCTTTTCTACGGGAAGTTTCTCCTCAGGCTCGAGATGGTAGACGAGGCGATGGAACAGTTCTTGAAAGCGCAAAACATCGAACCAGACAATGCTTCGATTCACATCTTCCTTGCCGAAACCTACCGGAGGAGGAACAGGTTCGAGGATGCTGTTAATGAATACAACAAAGCCTTCGCATACAAGCGGCGTTACCTCGTGCCATTTGCATGCGATGGATGCGGCGACACGATCATCCGGTGGAAAAGTTACTGCTCCGCCTGCCAGAAATGGGATATTTTCAGAATCGATTACGGAGATACGAAAAAAATCGAAGAAATCAGGGAAGAGGCTATGCAGAAAGTTCCCCTGCCTGATTGA
- the proB gene encoding glutamate 5-kinase, whose amino-acid sequence MKGKSDIEKVKKVFFHNLRPKRVIVKIGSALLADENSNLKKNFLRKIAREVITLESSGVKCVIVSSGALAAGKEKIGLTEKPRKLVLKQAAAAVGQPLLMYYYSREFGKYGKNVAQILLTHDDFEERGRFLNARNTIESLLENGIIPVINENDTVATEEIKVGDNDTLAARVTDLVGADLLIMLSESEGLFDRDPTRHENAKRIAIVEKVDEKIWKLAEKEKRSPLGIGGIKSKLQAAQMASFFGIPVIISGHRGKDFLMRILDGEDLGTLFFPSKKKVKSRRYWLAYALKPRGTIMVDIGAKEALVEKHKSLLPSGIIEVEGKFKKGDPIAISDPEGSVFAKGIAAIDSETISRIKRKKSHEIRMMFRKKIPEEAVHADNLTILPL is encoded by the coding sequence ATGAAAGGAAAAAGTGATATCGAGAAAGTAAAAAAAGTCTTTTTCCACAACCTCCGACCGAAAAGAGTGATCGTAAAAATCGGGAGTGCTCTGCTTGCCGACGAGAATTCGAACCTGAAGAAGAATTTCCTGAGAAAAATCGCAAGAGAGGTTATCACTCTGGAATCCTCCGGCGTCAAGTGCGTCATCGTCTCCTCGGGCGCCCTGGCTGCGGGCAAGGAAAAGATCGGACTTACGGAAAAACCGCGGAAGCTCGTTTTAAAGCAGGCAGCCGCTGCCGTCGGACAGCCGCTTCTCATGTACTACTATTCCCGTGAATTTGGAAAGTACGGGAAAAATGTCGCCCAGATTCTGCTCACCCACGACGACTTCGAGGAAAGAGGGCGCTTTCTCAACGCGAGGAATACGATCGAATCGCTTCTGGAAAACGGCATAATACCGGTTATCAACGAAAATGACACGGTAGCCACAGAGGAAATAAAGGTGGGCGACAACGATACACTCGCAGCCCGTGTCACTGATCTCGTCGGCGCAGACCTTCTGATAATGCTTTCCGAGTCGGAAGGGCTCTTCGACCGGGATCCCACCCGGCACGAAAACGCAAAGAGGATCGCTATCGTTGAAAAAGTTGACGAAAAGATCTGGAAACTCGCCGAGAAGGAAAAGAGGAGCCCGCTTGGCATCGGCGGGATTAAATCCAAGCTCCAGGCCGCCCAGATGGCTTCATTTTTCGGCATACCCGTGATTATCAGTGGACACAGGGGAAAAGACTTCCTCATGAGAATACTCGATGGGGAGGACCTGGGAACCCTGTTTTTCCCTTCCAAGAAAAAGGTCAAAAGCAGGCGATACTGGCTGGCCTACGCACTGAAACCCCGTGGAACGATAATGGTGGATATCGGGGCGAAGGAAGCTCTCGTGGAAAAACATAAAAGTCTGCTTCCCTCGGGTATAATTGAAGTTGAAGGTAAGTTCAAGAAAGGCGATCCTATCGCCATATCAGATCCGGAGGGGAGCGTTTTCGCGAAGGGTATCGCGGCAATCGACAGTGAGACGATCAGCAGGATCAAGCGGAAAAAATCCCACGAGATCAGGATGATGTTTCGGAAAAAGATCCCCGAAGAGGCAGTCCACGCTGACAACCTCACCATACTTCCCCTTTAG
- a CDS encoding carbon-nitrogen family hydrolase, whose amino-acid sequence MGKKITISLLQMRIFPGKVEKNVEKALALINRAAGEGTDIAILPEMFSSGFYYRNMGGVAEKSPEVILTIQKLCKENKISALFSVPKKEGSSIYNTAYLIGRDGITKGTYRKVHLFGLFMEDRYFSRGDESAVMSIPSLKIGPLICYDLRFPEISRKMAIEGAEMLVYCSQWPKERLSHWQALLRARAIENQLFVAATNGCGRSGKIQLAGHSMIVSPYGDTVIEGGEDEGCFTIAIDKEEITRFRRMMPCLKDRHPGAY is encoded by the coding sequence ATGGGAAAAAAGATCACCATATCGCTGCTGCAGATGAGAATTTTTCCGGGGAAAGTCGAAAAGAACGTGGAAAAAGCCCTGGCTCTCATCAACAGAGCAGCTGGTGAGGGGACAGATATCGCCATCCTTCCCGAGATGTTCTCTTCCGGCTTTTACTATCGAAACATGGGGGGAGTGGCCGAAAAATCCCCGGAAGTGATTCTCACGATTCAGAAGCTGTGTAAGGAAAACAAGATCTCGGCCCTTTTCTCTGTCCCGAAAAAAGAGGGAAGCTCCATCTACAACACGGCATATCTCATAGGCAGAGACGGGATAACGAAGGGCACATACAGAAAGGTGCATCTTTTCGGGCTCTTCATGGAGGACAGGTATTTCTCAAGAGGGGACGAATCTGCAGTCATGTCGATCCCGTCACTGAAAATCGGGCCGCTTATCTGCTACGACCTCAGGTTTCCCGAAATCTCGAGAAAAATGGCTATCGAGGGAGCGGAAATGCTGGTCTACTGCTCTCAGTGGCCAAAAGAGCGCCTGAGCCACTGGCAAGCACTGCTTCGCGCAAGGGCTATCGAAAACCAGCTCTTCGTCGCCGCAACCAACGGTTGCGGCAGATCGGGCAAGATTCAACTCGCCGGACACTCCATGATTGTCTCGCCATACGGAGATACGGTGATAGAAGGCGGGGAGGATGAAGGCTGTTTCACCATCGCAATCGACAAGGAAGAGATCACCCGGTTTCGGAGAATGATGCCATGCCTGAAAGACAGACATCCGGGAGCATACTGA
- a CDS encoding DUF3343 domain-containing protein, protein MEGVFIFEGTHQVMAAEKTIKGEGIPMKLIPVPRSLTSDCGLAIRFDNRDREKILRALNKAGNYPKEYYVREDNSFKKKDL, encoded by the coding sequence ATGGAGGGGGTTTTCATCTTCGAGGGTACACATCAGGTCATGGCGGCAGAAAAGACAATCAAGGGGGAGGGGATACCCATGAAGCTCATCCCCGTTCCCCGATCCCTGACTTCAGATTGCGGCCTGGCGATCAGGTTTGACAACCGGGACAGGGAAAAAATATTGAGAGCCCTCAATAAAGCCGGAAATTATCCGAAAGAATATTATGTGAGGGAAGATAACAGCTTTAAAAAGAAGGATTTATAG